A section of the Pseudovibrio sp. M1P-2-3 genome encodes:
- a CDS encoding ATP-binding protein, producing MTVSIDMGVGHLGKPVAIDLEELLATRLLVQGNSGSGKSHLLRRLMEQSAAWVQQVIIDPEGDFVTVSDKFGHVVIDATMTDRELTMIAARVRQHRISVVLNLDSLEPDRQLKAAAAFLNGLFDVDRQYWYPVLVVVDEAQMFAPSASGDFGEEARRLALMAMTNLMCRGRKRGLAGIIATQRLAKLAKNVAAEASNFLMGRTFLDIDMQRAADLLGMERRQAEQFRNLNRGQFIALGPAMSRRPLRIEIGAVETAGRGGSPKLMPLPNQGGETAAELIFTPSDNDPVLNNNRVAAPSAKEVMEQLTQAAATRLETQAQEVEEPEDLFELEDQSQQVDEIITAMMEEPEAAFQPVSQLYQDFQVRCRIKRLKAPDLVQFRKRLSMARAGVDKTEVQPDDWSRAELVASQLPEEMRGVFLLLAKAAMSGLTCPSDMDIAKAYGTRSPGRARWLLTHMEEQGFIICASDLRGNRIVTLPDLGTQTAARLG from the coding sequence ATGACAGTTAGCATCGACATGGGTGTAGGTCATCTAGGAAAGCCCGTTGCTATCGATCTGGAAGAGCTTCTGGCAACCCGTTTGTTGGTGCAGGGGAACTCCGGCTCTGGTAAATCACACCTTCTTCGTAGGCTTATGGAACAAAGCGCAGCTTGGGTTCAGCAGGTAATCATTGATCCTGAAGGTGATTTCGTCACTGTTTCCGATAAGTTCGGCCATGTGGTTATTGATGCCACAATGACAGACCGCGAGCTGACAATGATTGCAGCTCGTGTACGCCAGCACAGGATTTCTGTTGTTCTTAATCTTGATAGTCTGGAGCCCGATCGCCAGCTAAAAGCCGCTGCTGCGTTTTTAAATGGCTTGTTTGATGTAGATCGCCAATATTGGTACCCCGTTCTGGTCGTCGTGGATGAAGCGCAAATGTTTGCCCCTTCTGCTTCTGGTGATTTTGGAGAGGAAGCCCGCAGGCTTGCTTTGATGGCCATGACCAACTTGATGTGCCGTGGTCGTAAACGCGGCCTTGCTGGCATCATTGCCACACAGCGTCTTGCAAAACTGGCTAAAAACGTTGCTGCAGAAGCTTCCAACTTTCTCATGGGACGAACTTTTCTAGATATTGATATGCAGCGCGCCGCCGATCTTCTGGGCATGGAACGCCGGCAGGCGGAGCAATTTCGTAACTTGAATAGAGGCCAGTTTATAGCGCTGGGCCCCGCGATGTCTCGTCGTCCCCTAAGAATTGAGATTGGCGCTGTGGAGACAGCAGGGCGCGGTGGGTCTCCTAAACTGATGCCACTGCCGAACCAAGGCGGAGAAACCGCAGCTGAGCTAATTTTTACACCTTCAGATAACGATCCAGTGCTCAACAATAACCGTGTTGCAGCTCCCAGTGCCAAAGAAGTCATGGAACAACTCACTCAAGCAGCCGCAACGCGCTTGGAGACACAGGCACAGGAGGTTGAAGAGCCCGAAGACTTGTTTGAACTGGAAGACCAAAGCCAGCAGGTTGATGAAATTATCACTGCAATGATGGAAGAGCCGGAAGCTGCTTTCCAACCGGTTTCCCAGCTCTATCAGGATTTTCAGGTCCGCTGCCGGATCAAGCGTTTGAAGGCGCCGGATCTTGTACAGTTCCGCAAACGTTTATCTATGGCAAGGGCCGGTGTTGATAAAACAGAGGTTCAGCCGGATGACTGGAGCCGTGCTGAGCTGGTTGCCTCGCAACTTCCAGAGGAAATGCGCGGCGTCTTTTTGTTGCTGGCCAAAGCAGCCATGTCAGGGCTGACCTGCCCGTCAGATATGGATATCGCAAAAGCCTATGGAACCCGTTCACCTGGTAGGGCCAGATGGCTGCTTACCCACATGGAGGAGCAAGGGTTCATAATATGCGCCAGTGATTTGAGAGGAAACAGGATTGTAACCTTGCCAGATTTGGGAACACAAACTGCAGCCCGTCTAGGCTGA
- a CDS encoding P-loop NTPase family protein, protein MLAPSSLEIERIFAASLGNGIRTVGFAAPQWDSGTTSLAKALASRSALAGRKTLYLDLSGPIIDDTKSIVTGWQPHLMGPGQAIETNPKTPYDQLVLRANEADALAIRDADKLTAALNSDLVRYRSIIVDLPPIPKSDPAALPSTIGAAACDGVFLLSMVGGVTSENVMLGHEAIEASGATPLGLILNDRDYPTLGQEMAREALRLRKVFPRLANGLARRALNSRFLNSRL, encoded by the coding sequence ATGCTTGCTCCCTCCTCCCTAGAAATAGAACGTATTTTTGCCGCAAGCTTAGGGAACGGAATACGCACAGTCGGGTTTGCTGCGCCTCAATGGGATAGCGGGACAACAAGCCTTGCAAAGGCCCTTGCGTCACGCTCTGCCCTTGCTGGCAGAAAAACACTATATTTGGACCTCTCAGGCCCAATCATTGACGATACAAAGAGTATTGTAACCGGGTGGCAACCTCACTTGATGGGGCCGGGGCAAGCGATAGAAACCAATCCAAAGACACCATATGACCAGCTTGTTCTTAGAGCCAATGAAGCAGACGCCTTGGCTATTCGCGACGCTGACAAACTAACGGCCGCATTGAATAGTGATCTTGTTCGTTACCGCTCCATCATCGTAGATCTGCCTCCCATTCCCAAATCCGACCCGGCGGCCCTTCCCTCCACCATTGGGGCAGCAGCCTGCGATGGAGTTTTCCTGCTAAGTATGGTTGGAGGCGTGACAAGCGAAAATGTAATGCTTGGGCATGAAGCCATTGAGGCAAGTGGGGCAACGCCACTTGGGTTGATATTGAATGACCGTGATTACCCAACTCTTGGTCAGGAAATGGCAAGAGAAGCCTTGCGGCTACGCAAAGTATTCCCACGGCTTGCAAACGGCTTGGCGCGGCGCGCATTGAACTCCAGATTTTTGAACTCGCGCCTGTGA
- a CDS encoding SLBB domain-containing protein has protein sequence MQSGHAQVLSPISKPSQRSVIFPEERALLLSQTATSQPTTVSSPAVNPAPSTPSSPDDRKLQFGDEVKVTMPGEDGFENPFPIDQHGNIELPEVGSVNLIGLTQEEAQNKVREVLSQAFRNLDRLEVSLGRRQLLITVLGYVINPGQVILPENANVQTAVTEAGGIRQGAQLDAFQLRRDDKVIRFDFKRYLDTGDPKALPELQSLDTLFIPASPLIGNVEVNFDGRWLAEAGDGGDEVASIRVLGEVNNPASFAYKDDSNIIDFIMRAGGVTRYASVEQIRIINKGDPVLFNLQMYLDTGNPDLLVKLEPGATIYVPTQKDEIQAGKSTIYIMGEVAKPGAYEGREDATFIDIIGNAGGPTRFADTLNIRLIKADGTVEMINLAAYTEGKVGKLPQIAGGDAIFVPEKLQNNEPNWLRIPPDKAVEIIGAVAKPGRYEWSDEMNLFNLLAHAGGPTSAADTSNIQILLKEGDWAKSVRFNLKGFLENGGSMSEVPRLRAGAVVLLPDKGAQETTADTISVTLLGYVQKPGVYNLPSTTNVQLAVTEASGLRQGAQLDSFQLIRDGKSRTFSYKRYLDTGDLKQLPELQDGDELFIPASTVLGNVEVNFDGRTLMEQGDGADASTAISVFGEVNTPARYAFEEGQSVIDYLMRAGGLTRYAGLQQIKVINGGTPEQFNLEHYLETANEGSLIKVEPGATIFVPQQVDDIRAGSNTVYVMGEVAKPGAFESRANASFIEIIANSGGPTRYADTSQIRLIRGDGTVETVNLLAYTEQRISTLPEVDPGDAIFVPEKTEIEEPSWLRVPPERSIEIIGAVIKPGRYDWSDEMTIFDLIGEAGGPSGTADTSQIQILDRTNNNAVATRFDLKKFMSQGGRLAAVPKLSANTTIFIPNKVEDEDDEDTLNIKVLGFVNNPGLYQVPESTNVQLAIAQADGLRLGAQLDILQIRRKGKTRVFNYREYLDTGDEVYLPQLQDGDEIFVPSSTLLGNIEVNVNEKDLIEKGNKDSVKVFGEVQSPAPFPYQDDLTILDFIMLAGGISKDADIQEIRVINDTIPIIFDLQRYLDTANPDDLVKIGPGATIFIPPISDNVKSGDNFVYIVGEVAQPGALETKPETSFMEILATAGGPTRFADTRQVKVLRENGDVEVIDLLTYTEGGDVVLPEIESGDTIFIPEKTEVNEVSWLKIPPERAIEIIGAVYKPGRYEWSSEMTFIDLFAEAGGPTATADISSVNVIYQRGDRAVSIKFDIDKFIREGGDLSQLPKLEAGALIVVSELPTDPTDQRAIWLRQASEDSIYIMGAVGAPGRYAFNSDMHFLDIVSAANGPTVSADMRNIRVTHRGEYGSRVSKVNLALYFETGDDSILPRVKNGDVIYIPDQDREWLDLSKEKSVRVLGAVAKPGRYEFSDSMTILDLLAEAGGPTSNALVEKILVVNLSCCRDQAQLFDLLDFAKRGDMKDLPVVREGDTVYVPDISRSNWRQIFDKFQDIVAAISVYALFSAI, from the coding sequence ATGCAAAGCGGACATGCGCAAGTCCTCTCCCCCATAAGTAAACCTTCCCAAAGAAGTGTCATTTTTCCAGAAGAACGTGCGCTCCTGCTTTCACAGACAGCAACCTCTCAACCCACAACAGTTTCAAGCCCAGCAGTCAATCCAGCTCCGAGTACTCCTTCAAGCCCGGACGACAGGAAATTGCAATTTGGTGATGAAGTGAAAGTCACTATGCCCGGAGAAGATGGGTTTGAAAACCCGTTTCCGATTGATCAGCATGGCAACATAGAGCTGCCGGAAGTTGGTTCGGTCAACCTGATCGGCTTAACTCAGGAAGAAGCTCAAAACAAAGTGAGAGAGGTCCTCTCGCAAGCATTCAGAAATCTAGACCGCCTAGAGGTCTCTCTTGGGCGAAGGCAGCTGCTCATTACTGTTTTAGGTTATGTGATCAATCCTGGACAAGTCATTCTTCCTGAAAATGCCAATGTACAAACTGCAGTGACAGAAGCTGGTGGTATTCGACAAGGCGCCCAGTTGGATGCCTTTCAGTTACGCCGGGACGACAAAGTCATTCGTTTTGACTTTAAAAGGTATCTTGATACTGGTGACCCTAAGGCTCTGCCAGAACTGCAATCATTGGACACACTTTTTATCCCAGCCTCTCCGCTCATTGGCAATGTTGAGGTAAACTTTGATGGCCGTTGGCTCGCGGAAGCTGGGGACGGAGGAGATGAAGTCGCCTCGATCAGGGTGCTAGGGGAAGTCAATAACCCTGCAAGCTTTGCCTATAAAGATGACTCTAACATCATAGATTTCATAATGCGTGCAGGAGGTGTGACCAGATACGCCAGCGTGGAGCAAATTCGTATAATCAACAAAGGGGACCCAGTTCTTTTCAACCTACAAATGTATCTTGACACGGGCAATCCTGACCTCCTTGTGAAACTGGAACCCGGGGCAACGATTTACGTACCTACACAAAAAGACGAGATCCAGGCGGGCAAGAGTACAATTTACATTATGGGCGAAGTCGCAAAACCCGGAGCCTATGAAGGAAGAGAGGATGCAACCTTTATTGATATTATCGGGAATGCTGGAGGTCCTACGCGATTTGCCGACACTCTCAACATTCGACTGATTAAAGCCGATGGAACGGTCGAGATGATTAATCTCGCCGCTTATACGGAAGGGAAGGTCGGTAAACTACCGCAAATTGCAGGCGGTGATGCTATTTTTGTTCCGGAAAAGCTTCAGAACAATGAGCCAAACTGGTTACGTATCCCCCCTGACAAGGCAGTCGAAATTATCGGCGCAGTCGCAAAGCCTGGCCGCTATGAATGGTCGGACGAAATGAATCTTTTCAATCTGCTTGCCCACGCGGGAGGTCCCACAAGTGCAGCGGATACCAGCAATATTCAGATCTTGCTGAAAGAAGGCGATTGGGCAAAGTCCGTTCGCTTCAATTTAAAAGGTTTTCTTGAAAATGGCGGGAGCATGTCCGAGGTTCCAAGGCTTCGTGCTGGAGCAGTTGTTCTTTTGCCGGACAAAGGAGCGCAAGAGACAACTGCAGATACAATTTCTGTTACGCTTTTGGGTTACGTACAAAAACCCGGCGTTTACAACCTTCCTTCCACCACCAATGTCCAGCTAGCAGTCACAGAGGCAAGTGGATTGAGACAAGGTGCTCAGCTAGATTCTTTTCAGCTAATTCGAGACGGGAAAAGCCGGACGTTCAGTTACAAACGCTATCTGGATACCGGAGACCTTAAGCAACTGCCAGAACTGCAAGATGGTGACGAGCTTTTTATTCCTGCTTCTACGGTCCTTGGGAATGTTGAAGTCAATTTTGATGGTCGGACCCTGATGGAGCAAGGAGATGGCGCAGATGCGAGCACCGCGATTTCTGTTTTCGGCGAGGTCAATACGCCCGCCCGCTATGCCTTTGAAGAAGGCCAAAGTGTAATTGATTATCTCATGCGGGCCGGAGGGCTGACCCGCTATGCAGGCCTTCAGCAAATAAAAGTAATCAATGGAGGGACGCCAGAGCAGTTTAATTTAGAGCATTATCTGGAGACTGCGAATGAAGGTTCCTTGATTAAGGTGGAACCGGGGGCAACCATATTTGTACCTCAGCAAGTAGATGATATCCGCGCTGGCAGCAATACGGTCTATGTCATGGGAGAAGTGGCAAAACCGGGAGCCTTTGAAAGCCGCGCAAATGCTAGTTTTATTGAGATTATTGCAAACTCCGGCGGCCCTACCCGCTATGCAGATACCAGCCAGATACGTCTCATCCGCGGAGATGGAACAGTTGAGACAGTCAATCTGCTCGCCTATACAGAGCAGAGGATTTCGACATTACCAGAAGTGGACCCTGGGGATGCCATTTTTGTTCCCGAAAAAACAGAAATAGAGGAGCCTTCCTGGCTGCGGGTTCCACCAGAGCGTTCAATAGAAATTATTGGAGCCGTCATAAAACCGGGCCGTTATGACTGGTCGGACGAGATGACAATTTTCGACTTGATCGGTGAAGCCGGGGGGCCGAGCGGAACTGCCGATACTTCACAAATCCAGATACTTGACAGAACAAACAATAACGCTGTTGCGACCAGATTTGACCTTAAGAAGTTCATGTCTCAGGGCGGACGTTTGGCAGCTGTGCCAAAGTTGAGTGCAAACACAACAATATTTATACCAAATAAGGTTGAAGACGAGGATGATGAAGATACCCTGAACATCAAAGTGCTCGGCTTTGTGAATAATCCGGGCTTATATCAGGTTCCGGAGAGCACCAATGTTCAACTGGCAATCGCTCAGGCAGATGGACTCCGCTTAGGTGCCCAATTGGATATACTACAGATTAGAAGGAAAGGAAAAACTAGAGTTTTCAACTACCGTGAGTATCTGGACACAGGGGACGAGGTATATCTTCCGCAACTACAAGATGGTGATGAAATATTTGTTCCCTCCTCCACGCTCCTTGGTAATATTGAAGTCAATGTAAACGAGAAGGATCTCATCGAAAAAGGAAACAAAGATTCTGTGAAGGTCTTCGGAGAGGTTCAAAGCCCCGCACCTTTTCCCTATCAAGATGACCTGACAATTCTTGATTTTATCATGCTGGCGGGTGGTATTTCCAAAGATGCGGACATTCAGGAAATTCGGGTTATCAATGACACAATTCCGATAATATTTGATCTGCAAAGGTATCTGGATACTGCCAACCCTGATGATTTGGTCAAAATCGGCCCAGGGGCCACCATTTTTATTCCTCCAATTTCGGACAACGTCAAATCAGGTGACAACTTTGTCTACATTGTAGGAGAGGTCGCGCAACCTGGAGCCTTGGAGACGAAGCCCGAGACATCCTTCATGGAAATTCTGGCGACTGCAGGAGGCCCAACCCGATTTGCGGACACACGTCAAGTGAAAGTGCTGCGCGAAAATGGCGATGTAGAGGTCATCGATCTGCTGACATATACCGAAGGTGGGGACGTTGTCCTTCCAGAGATCGAGAGTGGGGACACGATTTTCATTCCCGAAAAAACCGAGGTCAACGAAGTATCCTGGCTAAAAATTCCACCAGAACGAGCTATTGAAATTATTGGGGCAGTTTACAAACCCGGGCGCTATGAATGGTCCAGCGAGATGACCTTCATTGACTTGTTTGCGGAAGCCGGCGGGCCAACGGCTACCGCCGATATTTCTAGTGTTAATGTTATTTACCAACGTGGAGACCGAGCAGTTTCTATCAAGTTCGATATCGACAAATTCATTCGCGAAGGAGGAGATTTATCACAACTTCCCAAATTGGAGGCGGGTGCTCTTATCGTCGTCTCAGAGCTTCCAACGGACCCCACGGACCAACGCGCCATCTGGTTACGCCAAGCATCAGAAGATTCCATTTATATTATGGGAGCAGTGGGAGCTCCCGGCCGTTACGCTTTTAACAGCGATATGCATTTTCTTGATATCGTTTCAGCTGCCAATGGCCCAACGGTCTCCGCAGATATGAGAAACATTCGTGTTACACATAGAGGAGAGTACGGTTCTCGGGTAAGTAAAGTTAATTTGGCATTGTACTTTGAAACCGGAGATGACTCTATTCTTCCACGTGTTAAGAATGGAGATGTCATCTATATTCCAGATCAAGACAGGGAATGGCTCGACCTCTCCAAGGAGAAGTCCGTTCGTGTTCTGGGAGCTGTGGCAAAGCCCGGACGTTACGAATTTAGTGATTCCATGACCATACTAGACCTTCTGGCTGAAGCCGGCGGGCCAACCAGCAATGCGCTTGTAGAGAAAATACTAGTTGTAAACTTGTCGTGCTGCCGTGATCAGGCTCAGCTTTTTGACCTACTGGACTTTGCTAAGCGCGGAGATATGAAGGATTTACCTGTGGTGCGCGAGGGCGATACTGTCTATGTTCCGGATATCTCCAGAAGCAATTGGAGACAAATCTTTGACAAGTTTCAGGATATAGTAGCAGCTATTAGTGTATATGCACTGTTCAGTGCCATATAA